The sequence below is a genomic window from Harmonia axyridis chromosome 1, icHarAxyr1.1, whole genome shotgun sequence.
AATCTAATTTAATTTTACTTCTTTCATACCTATTTTGGTTGCTGAATAAATATTGTCAATAGGGAAGACACCTCCTAATCCAAATAATAAAACTTTGGCAAGTGCTGGAATCAATTGTGTGGTTGTGACAAGTACATTCACACAATTACTTCTTGAATTTATTAATGTTAAACATTTATTAGCTAATGTTAACCAGTTGTCAGTAACTGCTTCAATTTCAGCTCGTAGTTGAATCCATTGTTCTCTTTTTGTAGTTCCCAATAAGCCTCCAACACTGAAAATAAGttcattaaattaattaatgtaGAGAATTATCCGCATTTTAAAGAGATGCAACTATGAAAAGGTTGcagattcaaaaaaatttcataagattttgattttaatcaagGAATCACTACCTGAATTTTCGACATATCTTTACCATGtataaatatacaataatagaatattaaaagaaattttttttatggaaatatgttTGCAGGTAAATATTTATCTTTGTTTATACTTAGTTGAGATAATTTATGAATCACTCATCATTAACGAACTTTTTAAATGAGGTATATAAAACTTCCAACCAAATCTGATTATTTAATAGAACACACAAAATTCAatgtgttttgaaaaaaaaggaaaaatttaaatttcatatgGGACAAATGGAGGGAGTAATAGTACTCCTTTTTTTTAGCATGGTCATTTTTATTGAGTTTGATAATATatatgagattttttttcttatgaataaaaataattaggaTTCCATTTTTTTGGAGATCAATTTCCATTACGCATAGTGAATATGATTGTTAATTTACCTATTCCTGTATGTATTGTAtgtttctttgatctttctgtATCTAAATGCTAGTTTCCTCATCCAGTCAACACCTCCTCTCACTCCAGCTTGCAAACACAAATTTGTTGTTGTTGCCGCTGCAGCATGGAAGCCATCTGTGCTGAAATTGTAATTTGATAAATCTTGACCATTATCGTCAGATGAGACATCATCTATGTGCACTTGATCACACTCCTGTAAGTGAAAGCGGTTATTAAAATAGGTCTGTCACAATCAACTTGAATATAACAATTTGAGAAAGATTTATTCACTCACTTCTAGgtcattgaagaaaaaatgggAATCTGCCATGTTGAAAACCATTTCTTCCATCTTAAAGCCCAGTTGCACAACATTTTGAGCatcctaaaatgaaaattgactTTAACTGAGTCTAAGTAACTTTCAAATGCTATCTTTACCTTTTGAAACTTAGTTGCATAACCGCCTGTTAAAAGACTATGGAATATAATAATTGTTTCATCCAGATCCCAGATGAAAACTCTGTCTGTTGTAGATTCTGGAGTGGTAGGGGAAACTGTGTTTGTTCTCCGTCCCCTGCCTCTAGTATTTCTTGTCTCAGGCCCTATGCTATTTGTGGAATCACGAGATCGTCTTGCACTGTCTACTTTTAGAGGTAAGGAGGAATTTTCAACTAAACTCAGACCATTCGAAGAActctctgaaataaaaaaaaattattattgaggaTATAAAAACGGGGAGAATATTGTACCATCTTCATCTGAACTACTTGTATCACTATAAGGACAAagcataatttttcaattgatttggAACTCTACACTACGATAAATGGATTATATATACAAGGAATTGTTTTGTTTATACTTTGTAAGGTTATGTCATATAATTGACACTACAACTGACAGTTATGAACTTGATCAGCTGTGAATCAAGGTAAGTTCCATTTTTGTCTAAAAATACTGGTGTGTCAACCGATTAGATTTGTAGACGATAATTTTGTCGATGGAACACGGGACTGACAGTGCTTCCCTCAACATCCTATTTTATGAAATAACCATATTTCCATTGAAACCTATTCTTCAACTATTACAAGCTTAGAACTCATGAGAAATCTTCCAGAGGTTTAGGAAACCaggaaaaacattgaaaaaaattttagatttccatatatacactgtgtccgtaaaatatggaacaaaatcatttttagctaaacataccattttaagaaataatcctgaaacacgtcaatttttgattttaattcaccttattttaaaataataacctactctagctgagctgattcaaaaaaagtatcacatgttgattccaattggtacagggtggacaaaaatataatagttttgtgtgtgctcataaagtaacgcgtaacattctttattagttaaattaacaatattatcagaaatacttattgtctagaggcaataaatatttatttattgtgaaatgtcattattatgacatttcacaaaaaactagacgactatgtttctcttaaattgataagaaataatttctttcatattctggctgctagaccacaagtaccaaacatgtttggaaacagctcatttttattaatctaaaaatgtaacaaactacagggtattacattcaaaccaaatgccgctagacaataagtatttttgataatattgctaATTTTGTGCCTGTACTGCCTGTAAAGTGACTTGGCTGATTTGAAGTATTGAGCTGCAGAAgaacatttaaaaaattgtCAATTCTACAAATAACAAAGAAGTGAATACCGCGAgactgaaaatttgagaaaaattaccAAGAAACGAGTATGGGCGATCAAAATAGTGTGAGAgaaaataatagcatttttagcggatttttttgaaattttcctgaGAGACTCAGGATGGATCAATATTTCAGTTTTGTTGGAATCGGATTAAAGTGAAAAAAAGCTATCATTTTACAAGCGTGGGGCCTAACTAGTTTTATATATCTGtgggatacaattggaaatgtaatttttttgcgGTTATGATTAGCTAAAAGATGATCTTATCAGTAGACGCATAGAAAATTTTTATAATCACATGGATAGATATCTTAATAACACAACATTTTTATTTCGGATGACCATTTttactgtacagggtgtcccgtaaagaccacgtcaaaccgagggagaatgtagatcaaaggataacccacctgctatgacaaaattcccattataaaagtcttaccgttttcgagatattttttttttgttgaaaataatgaatttttgcccctttcgatagttttgtccttacggttgttacaattttacatctttttggttaattttttcagtaaaatattgctgaagaatgattttaacgtttacattgaaaacatcctccgaaaattttaaaggggggctatgagaaatatttttattggaaattttggtagtggattattttgttcatgaagtttagcccatcgtagtggaaaaaaaaatgtaccgagctattgctgcacattacaccaataaattgtctattttatagtgatttcaaagaggtatcacacaagtcatttgttattcaaaggaaaaagatatggctgtttttatccaaatgggtacgtttctgacaaaatcaagtttgtcaattctgttaagaaatcttcgatattgcattacttattgaacaatggcaattgtttacgtgcgaaaatattagtCGCATAATTATttacctcaacgaaattcaatcttgccggcaaattttgcgaaaacatcatgcagatccagattttttcaatgagatcaTTAGGAGCGACGAGGCTTCCTGTAccgataaaaacagccatatcttttttctttgaataacaaatgacttgtgtgatacctctctgaaatcactataaaatggacaatttattggtgtaatgtgcagcagtagctcggtacatttttttccactacgataggctaaacttcatgaacaaaataatccactaccaaaatttccaataaaaatatttctcatagcccccctttaaaatgttcggaggatgtttttaatgtaaacgtaaatatttcactgaaaaaattaaccaaaaagatgtaaaattgtaccaaccgtaaggacaaaactattgaaaggggcaaaaattcattattttcaacaaaaaaaaatatctcggaaacggtaagacttttataatgggaattttgtcatagcaatTTTGATCTACATtatccctcggtttgacgtggtctttaccggacaccctgtataacagaaATATATGGTTATACAGCTTGCTAAAATTATACACTACGCACCAACCTGATAGTGAAGTTGTTGCTAACTGATACGTTGATGCCCCTATACTTCCACTAGAACTTGGTGAACTAACATATGGTGAATAAGATTGATTGGAATAGTAACTTGAAAATTGAGATGCTTGTGAGTCTGTGTAGGTGCCATAAGTTCCATAGtcctgaaaaattcaaaattcaaaaactgaaaagatgaaatttttttatgagcTGATAATAGAGAAGATTCGGGCCTTTTTTCTTACCTGTGCGGGAAATCCTTGTGCAAAGCTAGAAGTTCCAGGTGCATTGTATGACGCGTAGGGAGAATATTGAGATGTTTGGCTTGTAGTCTGGAAAGGAGAAGCTGGAGAACTGTATGGAGAAGAAATGTAGCCCGTGGTCGCCTTGCATGCTGAATTTAGTCCTCTGGTGGATGTTAGAGAAGAATAGGGGTAGGAGGAGGTATTATAGAATGAAGAGTTCATGTATGTGGCGGCCGCAGCAGCTGCTGCTGGATTTGTTGAACTGTACGCTTGCTGCATGCTGGAAAATAATTTCAGTGTAAGTTTTTGATGTATTGGTTTcctgaatttttgaagaaatgaatTCCTTAATGGAAATTACAATTACAATtagagaatatttttgaaaaattttctcagaaattattctgcttaaattttgtgaaattatacttatacagggttttccataATTCcattaagaggtttcattttgattagcccgttatctgggcagctgtcacttttgatactattttttttgacatttgacaagtggaAACTGAAAACTACgatattactaaaaatggaacgatacacgcttcaaaaatGCATTCGAATTGTTAAAATTGTGTGATTTTTACAGTttcagttcgcaaaactaaagcttTTTTGGGGCCGTCGTGAAGCATCTTCTTGCTCGGCAATAGAGGAAGAGGTTTACACAATTGGCCGCTAAGATTTTCTGATTTGAAACCTTTAGACTTAATTCTTTGGAGGAACGTGAAAGATAACGTCTataccaatgctccacaattgaTTCAAGACCTTCAAGATGGAATTCAATATCGTTATCGAGAACATACTAtagcaaatgtgcgaattggtcatgaaaatttaatgaaaagtatatggtgctgcaaccatagCCGTGACGGCCATTTGTATGATATTGTTCTTCATAGTTAAATGACATACTtttctctttacaatgaaatgaacatctaTTGATTTCCCTTAAAATATACATACTAATAGgtttttttaataacaaaatgaaatcgCTTATTGGAGAACCCTTTAATAAGATCAATTTTATCGTATTCTCATCGaattattgataattttcttcacctgtacctatatttttgatatatgtATTACACTTTGTTAATCAGTTGAGTACAATACAATTCAATTTATCAGTCATATTCATTGTCTATAATGTAATAAAATTTTGTGCAGCATCACTTTTAGAACCCAGAGTTTTTCAAACAAAGGTGCTTGATAGAACACCAAAAAATATGTTGGGTTTGTTCAGTGAAAAGGTGAAGGTtggttaaagaaaaaaaaattaatttccttTTTGCGTAATAACTCTAGCAAtaatagaataatttttttggtttccAATAAACAGATAAGTTTTATAAATGTATAATAATTATTCCATACCATCATTGGTtaattcttcttcattttcaaatcaaaatatttcaaagtgaGTTTTGGTTTTAAATCAAATGTTCGAATAAAATAAGAACTAAAACATTTAACCTCAAAAAAGTTATGTGTTTTGTAAATTAAATACATAGTAGTGGATTTTGTGAAGGTTTTTACCTATTATAATACTGATGTGCTGATGTGTAGGATCCAGGGTACTCTTTGTCGTAGACGTTTCCCAAATCAACTGATGCTCCATAAAAGCCAGACTCTTGAGACAAGGCAGCCACATCTGTTTCTGTTAATCCGGGACTTCTTATCTCGCTCTTAACACCTGCTGAAAGAGGGTGGTAAAGTTAACACTTCATATAGTATAATCTTAAAACacttatatttcatttatacttAATTATAAGGCGTCATCAAGAATAATCAGAAGTATCGTATAATCATCAAAAGGGGACCAAATGTTTTAGGTATCTCAGATAACTCTAGACCATTTTCGAAGAAAGGATTAATAATCAATATTATTGTTAGAGTTATACTACAGTAGAGTACAGTCGTTTTTTGACCTTATTTTTGATCGCTCTATTATTTTGTCACAATAtaagtattttttgaattttttagccAGGAATGTAGGTACCAAGACAATAAGGATCGCCTCACTGATGACGGATCCATGGTCATTTTCAATTCAGTCCATTCTTCCAGCCGTGAGCACGATAAGTCTTGATTGTAGAATCATCATTcaagctttatgcaaaatttcatgttgattgaaTAACCAACACCAGAGTTAATtcaaaaacaacatgaaaaaaTACTCGGTATTTCAGTGACATCAAATTcaactgaattgaaatttgaacaaaatcaaaatttggtgttgattgcttcatcagaaccatagaaaatcccCAGTTCTTTGTTTTTAAATCGACTATTCGGATTATGTATATTTCAAaacataaactgtgaaaaattcTGAGTCTTAATTTTGTTCATGAAATATCCTAATACCCTCTTGATGCATCGGTTGAAGATCAATTATTATTTGCCTCAAAATTAAGGATTGCCATCATTATAGAACAATAATACCAGttgtcaaaaatatatattgtaaGTAGAAACGAAGATTGAGAAAGGGAGTCCACAATCTCAGCtttcaaaaagaataccatcaagAGATACACAAATGGTTCTTAAACCACGACGGGGACTGGCGTTGGAGTATTCGGGGCTAAGACCAAATGCTCACTATCTTTATGACGTTGTACGAGTGTCTTCCAGGCAGAGATATCTATTTGCAATCGAAAGATGTGTGAAGATGAACCtagtaagaaactatcagaaatgtgatatattcTGAcaagtcaggctgcaatcaaagcattgagctcatACATCTTCAATTCTAGTTTGCATTGGAGTACACTTAATGAAATAGTTAAGAATAACAAAGTCAGTTTAGTCTGGTTTTCCGGTCACTCGGGAATCAAAGatgccaacacacttgccataAGAGGAGCACCAACTTCCTTCATTGGCCCAGaatctttctgtggtataggtaaatgtacctagaagaaagagtttcaggagaagaagtGAAACACTCTGGCGAAATCTTCCAAAGTTTCTTCGAATCTTTGATTCTgcaagatctaagaagtatctgaatcTTAGCATGATAATGCTATTGGATTCCTTACAGGACATCGATACcttatgagaatgagtctagcagaaaacggcGACTGCAGATTCTGCGGGGAGAAGTAAGAAGCTCCAAATCACCTGGTGACCGAAAGCCTCGACATTGATAGctaacgcaaaaaatgctttggacaagaaactttcAGAAGTAAGGAAGTAACAtccttgaagccatctcagatactggagttcattaggaTTCTGGAACTGGAGAGCAAGCTGTAGACTACGATGACTGATGGCGAGAACTGTTCTGATACACattctttattgatcccttCGACATTACAAAGAATGTATGATGGGGGCATAATATAACATAAGATTGCGGTTTAATGAAACCTCTCTATATCTAAATCCAATCATAGCATGCTTCGAATATTCTGTTCTCAAAAATCGAGTTGAAGAGATTATTCCTTTTGGGTGTAACACTGAAGTCACCGAGTATATCAACTAAAATTTCtacgaaaaaatatcatcatttgataattattaaattatctcaaatacttgattcttgaaaataatatttcaataacaTAGAGTAAATCGATCTTAATTCTTACTAGATGCTTCTGCTAGGAGCGACCATGACGATGTGAAATTTGGCGAAGGAACACAGGTAGAAGTGGAAGTTGAAGATGGGTCAGTAGAATTGTGTGAACTGTTTGCAGTGGCAGCGGTTGCTGGTGGACTACCACAGGTGGAAGACGAATGACCACTTTGCGGGCTACATCCTGTTTCGACGCCCAACCTGAAAccataataaagaaaaacatcAGTAAAttgatttcatgaaaaataagcTTGTAACAATTGCAAAGTTAAGATTCAGCGAAAAAATGGAAAACCAGCATCTTACGAAATTATAacttcaacaacaacaacaacttcGACAGAATAATAACTTTAAGCAGGACGGgagcgagcaattttggcgcctgaagcaaataattttttgcGCTCCtgttgaaaaagtatcaataaacccCCCTCCCAATTTTTAAATTCTCCAGCTTTTTTTctaatcgtttctttctaaagtTGTTTCCACGTGCTTTCtatttttttcggacatttttacctacaataaattcctggatttcttggACGCCGATGAAAAAtccgtaagtaatatatctgattcttaCATTCACAAGTCACTGCGTACGATCGTTGagagattacctatcacaccacaagatacaaagggcggtaaggcatgcaaagcttcgaaaactaaatgggattaaaaacatatgttacgctgaaaacatttagcatttatcagtaactagtttcgaatgcaaaatcgtcggaattttccatatgttgaatgtgtaaacgaCTTCCACGTAATTGTtaatgttgtttttcgtctctgtgaaatacattccatccctcattcaattagggtaataggcaatgccgATTATATTGGTTGGATTGCCATgcgttatttattgaacaggcggcttagtgaaGACGGTTtgtagatttttattgcagggaatgttgatgaacGCAGCAAAGccgaccaacctcatgttgtttttaagaatctagactatattttttcagaaatatgaaagggcggccacaaactgcgctaaattgccgcccttcGAAAAGACGCGCCTTAACAGTCTCCTCACTGTTtccccctaacgccggccctgactTTAAGCTTTAATATGGTTTTCCATTTTTCGGGCGTTTACCCGAAATCTCAACCGGATTGGATATATTGTCATAGAAATATTTGGTatctttatttcaatatattcttcttaaattgtCTTTGATTCtcatgatgtgatcagcttgaattTCTAcatggagcttgaaattgtcattgataattttaaaattcagtTAATACTTTTATTAGTGTACTTTTTTCGAATGGAATCAATAAGGCTTTTACAATTTATTTACTTCAAGGTCACATCAAAATGTTTGatatacttttatttttataattctatAAGTGaataaattgttattatatatCACTAGAAGAATAGATGAATATTGAGTACTACAGGCCATAAGACTTGGAGAGCAAATAATTTCTATAGTAATATTTCCACTGGTATTTGTTGGAACATTTTGATTCAATATAATCCGAAATCATCTATAAATATCCCATTACTTCGTTGATTTCAAAGCTGTTTGTAATGCAACCAACATCAATAATGTCTATCACAAAACTGATGCAATTTCCAATTGTCCATGTTGTCTTCATTTGACACGATCCCTTTCGAAAAAATGATTATATCGTATTCTTCAAATAACATCAGTGGACAAGGA
It includes:
- the LOC123680646 gene encoding eyes absent homolog 2 isoform X2, encoding MVTLMPCNYLNAQTSRCSMIDKMCEPKVKRARTDVVSDSSDRDRLGVETGCSPQSGHSSSTCGSPPATAATANSSHNSTDPSSTSTSTCVPSPNFTSSWSLLAEASSVKSEIRSPGLTETDVAALSQESGFYGASVDLGNVYDKEYPGSYTSAHQYYNSMQQAYSSTNPAAAAAAATYMNSSFYNTSSYPYSSLTSTRGLNSACKATTGYISSPYSSPASPFQTTSQTSQYSPYASYNAPGTSSFAQGFPAQDYGTYGTYTDSQASQFSSYYSNQSYSPYVSSPSSSGSIGASTYQLATTSLSESSSNGLSLVENSSLPLKVDSARRSRDSTNSIGPETRNTRGRGRRTNTVSPTTPESTTDRVFIWDLDETIIIFHSLLTGGYATKFQKDAQNVVQLGFKMEEMVFNMADSHFFFNDLEECDQVHIDDVSSDDNGQDLSNYNFSTDGFHAAAATTTNLCLQAGVRGGVDWMRKLAFRYRKIKETYNTYRNSVGGLLGTTKREQWIQLRAEIEAVTDNWLTLANKCLTLINSRSNCVNVLVTTTQLIPALAKVLLFGLGGVFPIDNIYSATKIGKESCFERIVTRFGRKCTYVVIGDGPDEESAAKALNFPFWRINSHSEILALYNALDMDFL
- the LOC123680646 gene encoding eyes absent homolog 2 isoform X1 codes for the protein MVTLMPCNYLNAQTSRCSMIDKMCEPKVKRARTDVVSDSSDRDRLGVETGCSPQSGHSSSTCGSPPATAATANSSHNSTDPSSTSTSTCVPSPNFTSSWSLLAEASTGVKSEIRSPGLTETDVAALSQESGFYGASVDLGNVYDKEYPGSYTSAHQYYNSMQQAYSSTNPAAAAAAATYMNSSFYNTSSYPYSSLTSTRGLNSACKATTGYISSPYSSPASPFQTTSQTSQYSPYASYNAPGTSSFAQGFPAQDYGTYGTYTDSQASQFSSYYSNQSYSPYVSSPSSSGSIGASTYQLATTSLSESSSNGLSLVENSSLPLKVDSARRSRDSTNSIGPETRNTRGRGRRTNTVSPTTPESTTDRVFIWDLDETIIIFHSLLTGGYATKFQKDAQNVVQLGFKMEEMVFNMADSHFFFNDLEECDQVHIDDVSSDDNGQDLSNYNFSTDGFHAAAATTTNLCLQAGVRGGVDWMRKLAFRYRKIKETYNTYRNSVGGLLGTTKREQWIQLRAEIEAVTDNWLTLANKCLTLINSRSNCVNVLVTTTQLIPALAKVLLFGLGGVFPIDNIYSATKIGKESCFERIVTRFGRKCTYVVIGDGPDEESAAKALNFPFWRINSHSEILALYNALDMDFL
- the LOC123680646 gene encoding eyes absent homolog 2 isoform X3 yields the protein MLYNVPDNANYSPLPSYGGVKRARTDVVSDSSDRDRLGVETGCSPQSGHSSSTCGSPPATAATANSSHNSTDPSSTSTSTCVPSPNFTSSWSLLAEASTGVKSEIRSPGLTETDVAALSQESGFYGASVDLGNVYDKEYPGSYTSAHQYYNSMQQAYSSTNPAAAAAAATYMNSSFYNTSSYPYSSLTSTRGLNSACKATTGYISSPYSSPASPFQTTSQTSQYSPYASYNAPGTSSFAQGFPAQDYGTYGTYTDSQASQFSSYYSNQSYSPYVSSPSSSGSIGASTYQLATTSLSESSSNGLSLVENSSLPLKVDSARRSRDSTNSIGPETRNTRGRGRRTNTVSPTTPESTTDRVFIWDLDETIIIFHSLLTGGYATKFQKDAQNVVQLGFKMEEMVFNMADSHFFFNDLEECDQVHIDDVSSDDNGQDLSNYNFSTDGFHAAAATTTNLCLQAGVRGGVDWMRKLAFRYRKIKETYNTYRNSVGGLLGTTKREQWIQLRAEIEAVTDNWLTLANKCLTLINSRSNCVNVLVTTTQLIPALAKVLLFGLGGVFPIDNIYSATKIGKESCFERIVTRFGRKCTYVVIGDGPDEESAAKALNFPFWRINSHSEILALYNALDMDFL